A single region of the Salipaludibacillus sp. LMS25 genome encodes:
- a CDS encoding DUF445 domain-containing protein: protein MSNVLLLGLLIVIGAIVGGGTNIIAIRMLFRPYNAIYVGSLRLPFTPGLIPKRREEIADKLGKTVEDHLLTPEGIQKQVKEGLLLSEMEQRLTDAIEDLLKEEQTLDEWLEMHLDKRDQMKRVREVVEKSLETRILAWIHEYEHRPFNEWVPQSWQHDLTERIPGLSNKILKRAEEYLSSEEGTEQIEKMVAGFFESKGSFTGLMGKMAHRLSLASIVTKELIYFLQKDETERLLTELLENEWEIALAKPPSAFIASEKIEEHIKIFSEGIVEHTPIVGEWGKPLNTWSDKYQTIISDTILPTVMTTASLILSRYLKSLIKKIGIKDIVTAEINAFPLAKLEEMLIMIAKRELKLIATLGAVIGGIVGLFQGIIVLFFI from the coding sequence ATGTCGAATGTGTTGTTACTCGGATTATTAATAGTCATCGGTGCTATTGTAGGGGGCGGGACAAATATCATTGCTATCCGTATGCTATTTCGCCCTTATAACGCGATATATGTCGGATCACTACGTCTACCCTTTACACCTGGCCTTATACCTAAGCGGCGTGAAGAAATTGCGGATAAATTAGGGAAGACAGTGGAAGATCACCTTCTCACGCCAGAAGGTATTCAAAAGCAGGTGAAAGAAGGCCTTTTATTAAGTGAAATGGAGCAGCGCTTAACGGACGCGATAGAAGACCTTCTTAAAGAAGAACAGACGCTGGATGAATGGCTCGAAATGCATTTAGATAAAAGAGATCAGATGAAAAGGGTTAGAGAAGTTGTAGAGAAAAGTCTTGAAACACGTATTCTTGCTTGGATTCATGAGTATGAACATCGCCCTTTTAATGAGTGGGTCCCACAGTCATGGCAGCACGACCTGACTGAAAGAATTCCTGGTTTGTCAAATAAAATATTAAAAAGAGCTGAAGAATACTTAAGCTCGGAAGAAGGAACTGAGCAAATTGAAAAAATGGTGGCAGGCTTTTTTGAATCTAAAGGGAGTTTCACTGGTCTAATGGGAAAAATGGCTCATCGCTTGTCTCTAGCTTCAATTGTCACGAAAGAACTCATTTATTTCTTGCAAAAAGATGAGACGGAGCGACTTTTAACGGAACTATTGGAAAATGAATGGGAAATAGCTCTAGCTAAACCTCCTTCTGCGTTTATAGCTAGTGAGAAAATTGAAGAACATATAAAAATATTCAGTGAAGGGATTGTAGAACACACACCGATTGTAGGCGAGTGGGGAAAACCGTTGAATACGTGGAGTGATAAATATCAAACGATTATAAGTGATACTATACTTCCAACAGTCATGACAACGGCTTCCCTTATTTTATCTCGTTATTTAAAATCGCTTATTAAAAAAATCGGGATTAAAGATATTGTAACTGCTGAAATAAATGCTTTTCCTTTAGCAAAATTAGAAGAGATGCTAATTATGATAGCTAAAAGAGAGCTCAAATTGATTGCCACTCTCGGAGCGGTTATTGGTGGTATAGTTGGGCTTTTTCAAGGGATTATCGTGCTTTTTTTTATCTAA
- a CDS encoding YlbF family regulator, with protein sequence MGNPYDKANELARELKESEEFTTLRNLHNEVNNDEVAKRMLDNFRKVQMELQQKQMQGEQISEEEIQSAQKQFELVQQHDVISKLMEEEQRMSQMVGELNKIITEPLEELYGVDQEG encoded by the coding sequence ATGGGTAACCCTTACGACAAAGCAAATGAGTTGGCACGCGAATTAAAAGAGAGCGAGGAGTTTACAACACTCCGTAACTTACACAATGAAGTAAACAATGATGAAGTTGCTAAGCGCATGCTTGATAATTTCCGTAAAGTTCAGATGGAACTCCAACAAAAACAAATGCAAGGCGAACAAATTTCTGAAGAAGAAATTCAAAGTGCTCAGAAGCAATTTGAACTTGTGCAACAACATGATGTTATTTCTAAATTAATGGAAGAAGAACAGCGCATGAGTCAAATGGTTGGTGAATTAAACAAGATTATTACTGAACCATTAGAAGAACTATACGGCGTAGATCAAGAAGGCTAA
- a CDS encoding Cof-type HAD-IIB family hydrolase: MAYRLLALDIDDTLLKSNYRLTKETKEAIDYVKEKGVYITLATGRAFLSARKIAKTLKLPAPFLITHDGSFLAADVKEPIFERRLSAETVYQIVDILENYHCNFRLFHEKYVISNKTRQKNQLIGRMQMHLADPLFYPVYYVESPSHRLIDQPLSVLNIKVHFWNKREKEDAYDELQETVKGIKFVSDKDGTLFINHENASKALALQYLGSQLGITQDEMVAVGADIRDKDMIQLAGLGVAIGDAPDTVKNVANWITRSNDQNGVGYMVKEVFRKQLRVDVT, encoded by the coding sequence ATGGCATATCGCTTACTTGCGTTAGACATCGATGACACCCTTTTAAAATCGAATTATCGATTAACAAAGGAGACGAAGGAAGCTATTGATTATGTTAAAGAAAAAGGTGTTTATATAACACTTGCAACAGGCAGAGCGTTCTTATCAGCGAGGAAGATTGCTAAAACATTAAAATTGCCTGCACCTTTCTTAATCACTCACGATGGTTCATTTTTAGCAGCTGATGTGAAAGAACCTATATTTGAACGAAGATTAAGCGCTGAAACAGTTTACCAAATTGTTGATATTCTTGAAAATTACCATTGTAATTTCCGGTTGTTTCATGAAAAATATGTCATTTCCAATAAAACTCGTCAGAAAAATCAATTGATCGGCAGAATGCAAATGCATTTGGCAGATCCTTTATTTTATCCAGTATATTATGTTGAATCACCGAGTCATCGATTAATTGATCAACCTCTAAGTGTGTTAAATATTAAAGTGCATTTTTGGAACAAACGTGAAAAAGAAGATGCTTATGACGAGTTACAAGAAACGGTGAAGGGGATAAAGTTTGTTAGTGATAAAGACGGCACGTTATTTATTAACCACGAAAATGCGTCAAAAGCCCTTGCTTTACAATATCTCGGTAGTCAACTCGGAATAACACAAGATGAAATGGTTGCTGTGGGAGCGGATATAAGAGATAAGGATATGATACAGTTGGCAGGGTTAGGGGTAGCCATCGGAGACGCCCCGGATACAGTAAAGAATGTAGCTAATTGGATTACCCGTTCGAATGATCAAAATGGGGTAGGGTATATGGTTAAAGAAGTATTTAGAAAGCAACTTCGTGTAGATGTCACGTAA
- a CDS encoding PaaI family thioesterase translates to MDEKIMINKTKKAVQAHNKATPDLFLYSFLDFDFTYDEDDESVTLIVPITDVMYNQLGYIHGGIMAYIADTAMGHLCAVFNNELSVTLELKTQFIKTVNSGTLIAKASFIKKGGHVQFVECTIHDDHAQLLNKVTGTFYSQSKS, encoded by the coding sequence ATGGATGAAAAAATAATGATTAATAAAACAAAAAAAGCCGTTCAAGCTCATAACAAGGCGACGCCAGATTTATTCTTATATTCATTTTTGGACTTTGATTTTACCTATGATGAAGATGATGAAAGCGTTACTTTAATCGTGCCTATTACGGACGTTATGTACAATCAACTCGGTTATATACATGGGGGAATTATGGCATACATTGCTGATACGGCTATGGGCCATCTGTGCGCGGTTTTTAATAATGAGCTGTCGGTAACTCTCGAGTTAAAAACACAATTTATCAAAACTGTTAACTCAGGCACTCTCATCGCTAAAGCTTCTTTTATTAAGAAAGGTGGACACGTTCAATTTGTAGAGTGTACCATACATGATGATCACGCTCAGCTTCTGAATAAAGTGACAGGGACATTTTACAGTCAAAGTAAATCATAA
- a CDS encoding zinc ribbon domain-containing protein, whose protein sequence is MICKKCDYEVKDQDKFCMNCGEPLKGDDGEVANHANEAMEKDEIAATSVENNETVADESETVETSDEQSTSDKQPNEYVEKTKETAASYWNFFMASLKAPLARSLDKRSSDFVYGYFNIIVYALLYALSVYFVKRSQTFLTSNVSFFDNFIQPFLYLILSSLIMVALIFAVLKFVMRAESVSFHDVVARYGVLYTVTIVITAAYFVITLTGMIQLSLIVATLIEVGLYMAAIVTLLTLRDETKVSFDPIFAVIIVFTGYAIFKTLTIDLYGDMFLRSNPFL, encoded by the coding sequence ATGATATGTAAAAAATGTGATTACGAAGTAAAGGATCAGGACAAATTTTGTATGAATTGTGGAGAGCCACTTAAAGGGGACGATGGAGAAGTAGCTAATCATGCCAATGAAGCGATGGAAAAAGATGAAATAGCTGCAACCTCAGTTGAAAATAATGAAACTGTAGCAGATGAAAGTGAAACTGTTGAAACCTCAGATGAGCAATCAACAAGTGATAAGCAACCAAATGAATATGTGGAAAAGACGAAAGAAACAGCAGCAAGCTATTGGAATTTCTTTATGGCATCATTAAAGGCACCACTAGCACGTAGCCTAGACAAACGCTCGAGTGATTTTGTTTACGGTTATTTTAATATTATCGTTTATGCATTATTATATGCCCTCAGTGTTTATTTTGTTAAACGTTCTCAAACTTTTCTCACGTCAAATGTAAGCTTTTTTGATAATTTTATTCAGCCATTTTTATATCTTATTCTTTCGTCATTAATTATGGTTGCTTTAATTTTTGCTGTATTGAAATTTGTGATGAGAGCGGAAAGCGTTTCTTTTCACGATGTTGTGGCTCGCTATGGCGTTCTTTATACAGTTACGATAGTAATAACTGCGGCTTATTTTGTTATTACTTTAACTGGAATGATCCAATTAAGCTTAATCGTTGCCACACTTATTGAGGTTGGGCTATATATGGCAGCAATTGTGACATTGCTTACATTACGAGATGAAACGAAAGTAAGCTTTGATCCAATTTTTGCAGTGATAATTGTGTTTACTGGTTATGCTATATTTAAAACACTCACAATTGACTTATACGGGGATATGTTTCTGAGAAGTAACCCTTTCCTTTAA
- a CDS encoding ABC transporter ATP-binding protein — protein MSLKLTNVSKIYNDTVAVDNLTLHIEKNQMFGILGVNGAGKTTTFRMILGLIAQTEGDITWKGQSLNYDTSHLIGYLPEERGLYPKLTVKQQLIYLGRLKGMKKHEILLELEKWAEKFKISGYINKKVGELSKGNQQKVQFITSVIHSPELLILDEPFSGLDPLNVELLKNAVKELKEEGKTILFSSHRMEHVEELCENLCILHDGKPVVSGRLLDIKRDFGKKSVSVLADFDLSFLTKVDGVINWKAHTGGLELQVASEEVSQQLFRLIQGRGFVRKFHLEEPSLHDIFIEKAGASYD, from the coding sequence ATGTCATTAAAATTAACAAACGTTTCAAAAATATATAATGATACGGTTGCTGTTGATAATCTTACATTACATATCGAAAAAAATCAGATGTTTGGCATACTAGGGGTAAATGGAGCTGGCAAAACAACGACGTTTCGGATGATACTAGGTTTAATTGCTCAGACAGAAGGTGACATAACATGGAAAGGACAGTCCTTAAACTACGATACTAGTCATTTAATCGGGTACTTGCCGGAAGAGAGAGGCTTATATCCAAAGCTGACGGTTAAGCAGCAGCTCATATACTTGGGTAGATTAAAAGGGATGAAAAAGCACGAGATCTTATTAGAGCTTGAGAAATGGGCCGAAAAGTTTAAAATTAGCGGTTATATTAACAAAAAAGTTGGTGAGCTGTCAAAAGGTAATCAACAGAAAGTGCAATTTATTACGTCAGTTATTCATTCTCCTGAATTACTTATTCTTGATGAGCCTTTTAGTGGTTTAGATCCTCTGAATGTTGAACTATTAAAAAATGCGGTGAAGGAATTAAAAGAAGAAGGTAAAACGATTTTATTTTCCTCACATAGAATGGAACATGTTGAGGAGCTATGTGAAAACCTCTGTATTCTCCATGATGGAAAACCTGTTGTTTCAGGCCGTTTGCTAGATATTAAGCGGGATTTTGGAAAGAAAAGTGTGAGCGTGTTAGCAGATTTTGATTTGTCTTTTCTCACAAAAGTAGATGGTGTGATTAACTGGAAAGCACATACTGGTGGACTCGAATTACAAGTAGCAAGCGAGGAAGTGTCGCAGCAACTATTTAGGCTTATACAAGGGCGCGGGTTTGTTCGGAAATTTCATCTGGAAGAACCGTCATTACATGATATTTTTATTGAGAAGGCGGGAGCTTCTTATGACTAA
- a CDS encoding ABC transporter permease, with product MTKFFIIMLHTFRYKVLSKSFIFSTLLTLFVVGGITNIDRIIAFIEEEEVDKIAVIAEEEMLYFELEEESTAYADDYTLEKIELTLSQAEQKVIDGEWDGVLLLTLNEAGILEANYRAITIADQGTAQQLEQALQLVKVARATEELGIEEAQLHILHTPVSFNIEALSETAKSETELNTARFLVNILVVVIYFSVIAYGNMIALEVATEKSSRVMEILISSVHPVIQLFAKISGIALLGIVQFLLILVVGVASIRENIVSGGMVSDLLSVEEVPLSILLYAFIFFVLGYLFYATISAVLGSLVSRIEDVNQLITPLTLIIVVAFLISMFGLTSPDSTIVTIASYIPFFTPMVMFLRFGMLDLPIWEMILGISLLVISISVLGIIGARIYKGGVLLYGKTSSLKDIKQALVLGKKK from the coding sequence ATGACTAAATTTTTCATTATTATGCTACATACGTTTCGATACAAAGTGCTATCCAAATCTTTTATTTTTTCTACGCTTCTCACCTTATTTGTCGTAGGTGGTATTACGAACATCGACCGTATAATAGCGTTTATCGAGGAGGAAGAAGTAGACAAAATTGCTGTCATAGCAGAGGAGGAGATGCTTTATTTTGAACTTGAAGAAGAGTCAACTGCATATGCTGATGACTATACTCTTGAAAAAATAGAATTAACACTCTCTCAAGCAGAACAGAAAGTGATTGATGGAGAGTGGGATGGTGTGCTCTTATTAACGTTGAACGAAGCAGGCATCCTAGAAGCCAATTATCGTGCGATCACAATAGCAGATCAAGGGACAGCTCAACAATTAGAACAGGCGTTGCAACTTGTAAAAGTAGCCAGAGCTACAGAGGAATTAGGGATTGAAGAAGCACAATTACATATCTTACATACCCCTGTATCATTCAATATTGAAGCATTAAGTGAAACAGCTAAATCAGAGACTGAACTAAATACAGCTCGATTTTTAGTTAATATTCTTGTCGTGGTTATTTATTTTTCTGTCATTGCTTACGGTAATATGATTGCCCTTGAAGTAGCCACTGAAAAGTCATCACGCGTGATGGAAATTCTTATTTCGAGCGTCCACCCTGTCATTCAACTATTTGCTAAAATATCAGGGATTGCACTGTTAGGTATCGTGCAATTTTTACTTATATTAGTAGTCGGAGTTGCTTCAATACGTGAGAATATCGTTTCAGGAGGAATGGTAAGTGACCTTCTATCAGTTGAAGAAGTGCCTTTATCGATTCTTTTGTATGCCTTTATTTTTTTTGTATTAGGTTATTTATTTTACGCTACAATTTCTGCAGTACTTGGTTCCTTAGTAAGTCGTATTGAAGATGTTAACCAGTTAATTACACCACTTACACTCATTATTGTCGTGGCTTTTCTCATTTCTATGTTTGGCTTAACATCACCAGACTCAACTATTGTGACGATCGCCTCGTATATTCCTTTTTTCACACCAATGGTCATGTTTCTTCGGTTTGGGATGTTAGATCTTCCTATATGGGAAATGATTTTAGGAATTAGCCTTTTAGTGATCTCTATTAGTGTTTTAGGCATTATTGGCGCTAGAATTTATAAAGGTGGTGTTCTTCTTTATGGGAAGACATCTTCTTTAAAAGACATTAAACAAGCGTTAGTATTGGGCAAAAAAAAATAA
- a CDS encoding DNA repair exonuclease, with product MIRFIHCADLHLGRPFQTAKRMNQTVINQAINATYESFKAIVQEAIRKKVDFVLVSGDVYHEEERSIHAQWFFKQQAEKLRSANITLYVIHGNHDPLSQKEQLIVMPENVHIFPTHMSHAIHEAQSGERAIIYGFSYPERAFLMDPVPLFKKFEKEDAYHIGMLHGQENGQVDHDPYAPFSTAALKEVGFDYWALGHVHKRQVINSHPPVIYPGNSQGCHRKEQGEKGAYYVEMTKTTTTFSFFRTGPVQWQDITVKIDNMTSFDDLIASILDDISSLTYSQTYVIHLYITGHGMLHETLMKKKAQEDLMDMLQEELESAAIWLDKLTVNTTPEFIREKWRHTDHVIGDVIRIKEDISQSEVWKETLSSLTTHRKMSPFLEKLTEEDEEDILTKAETMIVTALLEEGKTYED from the coding sequence ATGATACGTTTTATCCATTGCGCAGACTTACACCTTGGACGCCCTTTTCAAACGGCTAAACGGATGAATCAAACTGTGATCAATCAGGCGATTAATGCCACATATGAGTCCTTTAAAGCGATTGTTCAAGAAGCGATTAGAAAAAAAGTAGATTTTGTTCTAGTAAGTGGAGATGTCTACCATGAAGAAGAGCGTTCAATTCATGCTCAATGGTTCTTTAAACAACAGGCAGAAAAGCTTCGTAGCGCCAATATCACATTATATGTCATCCATGGCAATCATGACCCCCTTAGCCAAAAGGAGCAGTTGATTGTGATGCCTGAAAATGTACACATTTTCCCGACGCATATGTCTCATGCTATTCACGAAGCTCAAAGCGGCGAACGAGCTATCATTTACGGTTTTAGCTATCCAGAACGCGCCTTCCTAATGGACCCAGTGCCGTTATTTAAAAAGTTTGAGAAAGAAGATGCCTACCATATCGGTATGCTTCACGGTCAGGAAAATGGACAGGTTGATCATGATCCATATGCCCCCTTTTCTACTGCCGCTTTAAAGGAGGTAGGCTTTGATTATTGGGCTTTAGGGCATGTACATAAACGCCAAGTGATTAACTCACATCCGCCTGTCATTTACCCTGGAAATAGTCAAGGGTGTCATCGAAAGGAACAAGGGGAGAAAGGGGCTTACTATGTAGAAATGACGAAAACGACAACCACTTTTTCTTTCTTTAGGACAGGGCCCGTTCAATGGCAGGACATCACAGTGAAAATCGATAATATGACTTCATTTGATGACCTCATTGCTTCTATTTTAGATGACATATCAAGTTTAACCTATTCACAAACATATGTGATTCATTTATATATAACAGGTCATGGCATGTTGCATGAGACATTAATGAAAAAGAAAGCACAAGAGGATTTAATGGACATGCTTCAAGAAGAACTCGAAAGCGCTGCGATTTGGCTAGATAAACTTACTGTGAACACTACTCCCGAATTTATTAGGGAGAAGTGGCGACACACAGATCATGTTATAGGAGATGTTATCCGTATAAAGGAAGATATTTCACAAAGTGAAGTATGGAAAGAAACCTTATCTTCCTTAACAACTCACCGTAAAATGAGTCCATTCCTCGAAAAGTTGACAGAAGAGGATGAAGAAGACATACTCACTAAAGCAGAAACAATGATCGTAACAGCTTTATTGGAAGAAGGAAAAACGTATGAAGATTAA
- a CDS encoding AAA family ATPase has translation MKIKQISIYGFGKWVDKQFDLSGGGVDLLFGYNESGKSTLMAFITAIFFGFPSKREHQYRPRETDKYGGMITIDMASYHGIMIERVGGRTNKGTLSVHYPDGRTGNEEDLRKLLKGIDAVTFKGIFHFDLDGLQGMKDLNPEDLNHYLYDAGMLGASSLNQLNKSLQQVSGKLFKPKGQKTALNILAEKLKHVQQEVKEWEHKLDNYEALQATKRQLELELAHCENEEKKCRIDMRYFDHFKTVEPIVKEWHALTTEQKGNLKQVDFPEDGLSRLEQLHDKLEEKEALLAHENEKITELTKEFQTLTDATISTDIKRKVTSVITKWSLQEKMIEDLKESRRTEQALLIQRNQIEDDWQLPQTFFSSAHMTNYHLERFNLLKSRWQTLLTTEDYLIEEKQRIKREIELTEEQKNKEYQHLLAPEEVKKLERLTSSENEKKLREQEYNMLFKQREWLEKEWYRVKRAGSRKNLMLMSFTGLCVIGTIVGYVTTNWTLMLVLLLLVMISGSFTWSISNKSRDEKKRMLQELKSLNREMVTLENFQRDMSDEAYHYAEQRLALHNNKMAHVKTLNQNVTFLNNQLQQCETEWEALQQKWELINTELEEWCENTKMPPHRDLLYYDHLIEALKEWQGITKEYENVKKNMTQLNRDVSDYKATVESLVTNYVSQGRDMSIDKQVEALVHFIEKEEQAEKSRTKVCDKLSVHEDLLSKVQKERDQLLSSLTNLFTLAHVADEEGFRRKAHQYNHQQDQLTRLNQLWLQIVTLVPNEKKRAILLDDIINKNIDSQEKLNQLQESVTELEQNKKRIMAELSSVTLSLKEIEESGTYEDKRQTFIALKGEFNHLAKEWAVIQTAQYMIHKVKNIYETERQPKVIQTACELFNRLTAGRYPQLFAPLGEERFIVERNDGQRFDPSELSRGTGELLYLSLRLALAIEDVMETGSPIIMDETFVNMDTPRRQQLISLLKEISNDRQILFFTCHEHLHEEWQRLFANVEIHSLHH, from the coding sequence ATGAAGATTAAACAAATCTCTATATATGGATTCGGTAAGTGGGTCGATAAACAATTTGATCTAAGTGGTGGTGGGGTTGATCTATTATTTGGTTATAATGAATCAGGAAAATCCACTTTAATGGCTTTTATTACGGCTATTTTTTTCGGTTTTCCTTCTAAGAGAGAACATCAGTATAGACCGAGAGAAACAGATAAATATGGTGGTATGATCACTATTGACATGGCCTCCTATCATGGAATCATGATAGAAAGAGTTGGGGGAAGGACAAACAAAGGGACTCTTTCTGTTCACTATCCAGATGGAAGGACTGGTAATGAAGAGGATTTACGAAAACTTCTTAAAGGTATAGATGCAGTGACATTTAAAGGTATTTTTCATTTTGATTTAGATGGCCTTCAAGGTATGAAAGACTTAAATCCCGAAGACTTAAATCATTACCTATATGATGCTGGAATGCTAGGGGCATCGTCACTTAATCAGTTAAATAAATCGTTACAGCAAGTATCAGGGAAGCTCTTTAAGCCTAAAGGACAAAAAACAGCGTTAAACATCCTTGCCGAAAAATTAAAACATGTCCAGCAAGAGGTGAAAGAGTGGGAGCATAAACTAGATAACTATGAGGCGTTACAGGCAACTAAACGTCAGTTGGAGTTAGAGCTTGCTCATTGTGAAAATGAAGAGAAAAAATGTCGTATAGACATGCGTTACTTTGATCACTTTAAAACGGTGGAACCGATTGTAAAAGAATGGCATGCACTAACAACTGAACAAAAAGGAAATCTAAAGCAAGTAGATTTTCCGGAAGACGGGCTTAGCAGGCTCGAGCAACTTCATGATAAATTAGAAGAAAAAGAAGCGCTACTAGCTCATGAAAATGAGAAAATAACAGAATTAACAAAAGAATTTCAAACTTTAACGGATGCCACTATATCTACTGACATAAAACGTAAGGTGACATCTGTCATCACAAAGTGGTCATTACAAGAAAAAATGATAGAAGATCTTAAGGAGTCTCGACGAACTGAACAAGCGTTACTTATACAACGTAACCAAATTGAAGATGACTGGCAGCTCCCACAAACATTTTTTAGCTCAGCACATATGACGAACTATCATTTGGAAAGATTCAACTTGCTGAAGAGCCGATGGCAGACTTTGCTTACGACAGAAGATTATTTAATTGAGGAAAAACAAAGAATAAAACGAGAGATAGAGCTCACAGAAGAACAAAAAAATAAGGAGTATCAACATCTATTAGCTCCTGAAGAAGTAAAAAAACTTGAAAGGTTAACCTCTTCAGAAAATGAGAAAAAGTTACGAGAGCAAGAATATAACATGCTGTTTAAACAAAGAGAATGGCTTGAAAAAGAGTGGTACCGTGTAAAAAGAGCAGGATCTCGTAAAAATTTAATGCTCATGAGCTTTACAGGGTTATGTGTTATTGGAACGATAGTAGGATATGTTACTACTAATTGGACTTTAATGCTAGTTTTACTGCTTCTAGTCATGATAAGTGGCAGTTTTACATGGTCTATAAGTAATAAATCTCGCGACGAGAAAAAACGGATGTTACAAGAGTTAAAATCTCTTAATCGTGAAATGGTAACACTGGAGAACTTTCAGCGCGACATGTCAGACGAAGCTTATCATTATGCTGAACAACGTTTAGCCCTTCATAATAATAAAATGGCACATGTAAAAACACTCAATCAAAACGTAACGTTTCTTAATAATCAATTACAACAATGTGAAACTGAATGGGAAGCGTTACAGCAAAAGTGGGAATTAATTAATACGGAGCTAGAGGAGTGGTGTGAAAACACTAAAATGCCACCTCATCGTGATTTACTATATTATGATCATCTTATTGAAGCACTAAAAGAATGGCAAGGGATTACGAAAGAATATGAAAATGTTAAAAAAAATATGACTCAATTAAATAGAGACGTCTCAGACTATAAAGCGACGGTTGAGTCGTTAGTGACTAACTATGTTAGTCAGGGACGTGATATGTCAATTGATAAACAGGTCGAAGCGCTCGTGCATTTTATAGAAAAGGAAGAGCAGGCGGAAAAGAGCAGAACCAAAGTATGTGATAAACTTTCTGTTCATGAAGATTTATTGTCAAAAGTACAAAAGGAACGTGATCAGCTACTAAGTAGCTTAACGAACCTTTTTACTCTTGCTCACGTTGCAGACGAAGAAGGATTTAGAAGAAAAGCGCATCAATATAACCATCAGCAAGACCAATTGACACGTCTTAATCAGCTTTGGCTTCAGATTGTGACGCTAGTTCCGAATGAAAAGAAGAGAGCGATTCTGCTTGATGATATTATTAACAAAAACATTGATAGTCAGGAAAAGCTAAATCAGCTTCAAGAAAGTGTAACGGAACTGGAACAGAACAAAAAAAGAATTATGGCTGAACTCTCATCTGTCACATTATCGTTAAAAGAAATAGAAGAGAGCGGCACTTACGAAGATAAACGGCAAACATTTATAGCGTTAAAAGGAGAATTTAATCATCTGGCGAAAGAATGGGCCGTCATCCAAACTGCTCAGTACATGATTCACAAAGTGAAAAATATCTATGAAACAGAACGCCAACCGAAAGTTATTCAGACAGCTTGCGAATTGTTTAATCGCTTGACTGCTGGTCGTTATCCACAATTATTTGCTCCATTAGGAGAAGAGCGCTTTATCGTGGAAAGAAATGACGGCCAACGGTTTGATCCTTCTGAACTTAGTCGTGGCACTGGCGAATTACTTTATTTATCTCTAAGGCTGGCACTAGCGATAGAAGATGTCATGGAAACCGGCAGCCCTATTATTATGGATGAAACCTTTGTGAATATGGACACTCCAAGGCGGCAGCAGCTTATTTCATTATTAAAAGAAATATCTAACGATAGACAAATTCTTTTCTTTACCTGTCACGAACATTTGCATGAGGAGTGGCAAAGACTGTTTGCAAATGTTGAGATTCACTCACTCCATCACTGA
- a CDS encoding response regulator transcription factor has translation MSEYRVYLVEDEENLGEVIKVYMEKEGWEVTHFTDGKEAYNHISEPPHLWILDIMLPGMDGYQLLKSIKSEADTPVIFISARDKDLDRVLGLELGSDDYLAKPFLPEELLIRAKKLLNRVYPPEVQEEDAIELNGYVIDPKSRTVHDGEELIELTTKEMDLVILLSSNLGNALSREAIIEYVWGSDYFGSERAVDDVVRRVRKKLPRIHVETLYGYGYRVLSS, from the coding sequence ATGAGTGAGTATCGCGTATATTTAGTTGAAGATGAAGAAAATCTCGGAGAAGTGATTAAAGTATATATGGAAAAAGAAGGATGGGAAGTGACGCATTTCACTGATGGAAAAGAAGCTTATAACCACATTTCTGAGCCGCCACATTTGTGGATTTTAGATATTATGCTACCAGGCATGGACGGCTACCAATTATTAAAGTCAATTAAAAGTGAAGCCGACACACCGGTGATTTTTATCTCAGCACGGGACAAAGATTTAGACCGCGTGCTTGGTCTAGAACTTGGCAGTGATGATTATTTAGCTAAACCCTTTTTACCAGAAGAGCTCTTAATCCGAGCTAAAAAGCTTTTAAACCGTGTTTACCCACCAGAAGTACAGGAAGAGGATGCCATCGAATTGAATGGGTACGTGATAGACCCAAAATCTCGTACTGTCCATGATGGAGAAGAATTAATTGAACTAACAACGAAAGAAATGGACCTTGTGATCCTGTTGTCATCAAATCTTGGTAATGCCCTTTCTCGGGAAGCCATTATTGAATACGTTTGGGGCTCTGACTATTTCGGTTCAGAACGGGCGGTAGATGATGTTGTACGCCGTGTAAGAAAAAAACTCCCACGAATCCATGTTGAAACGTTATATGGTTACGGGTATCGGGTTTTATCTTCATGA